One part of the Rutidosis leptorrhynchoides isolate AG116_Rl617_1_P2 chromosome 1, CSIRO_AGI_Rlap_v1, whole genome shotgun sequence genome encodes these proteins:
- the LOC139861349 gene encoding probable aquaporin TIP-type RB7-18C — protein sequence MVKLAFGDFGDSFSVGSLKSYLAEFIATLLFVFAGVGSAIAFGKLTADAALDPAGLVAVAVAHAFALFVGVSIAANISGGHLNPAVTFGLAVGGNITILTGIFYWIAQVLGAIAASFLLEFVTGGLAVPTHGVADGMNAFQGLVFEIIITFALVYTVYATAADPKKGSLGTIAPIAIGFIVGANILAAGPFSGGSMNPARSTGPAVASGDFSQIWIYWVGPLIGGGLAGLVYGDVFIGSYDPLPASEDYA from the exons ATGGTGAAGTTGGCATTTGGTGATTTTGGTGACTCATTTAGCGTCGGCTCACTTAAGTCGTACTTAGCCGAGTTCATCGCTACACTTCTTTTCGTGTTTGCTGGTGTCGGGTCAGCTATCGCTTTTG GTAAGCTTACGGCCGATGCAGCATTAGACCCTGCTGGTTTAGTAGCTGTTGCAGTGGCTCATGCTTTTGCACTATTTGTTGGAGTCTCAATAGCAGCCAACATCTCAGGTGGCCATTTAAATCCAGCTGTCACTTTCGGATTGGCCGTTGGCGGCAACATCACAATCCTAACTGGCATATTTTATTGGATCGCTCAAGTGCTTGGTGCAATTGCTGCTTCTTTCCTTCTCGAATTTGTCACCGGTGGCTTG GCTGTTCCGACTCATGGAGTTGCTGATGGCATGAACGCATTTCAAGGACTCGTGTTTGAGATCATCATAACATTTGCTTTAGTGTACACGGTTTACGCAACTGCAGCTGACCCTAAGAAGGGATCATTAGGAACTATTGCACCTATTGCAATTGGTTTCATTGTTGGAGCCAACATCTTGGCTGCTGGCCCGTTCAGCGGTGGTTCAATGAACCCGGCTCGATCAACCGGACCAGCTGTGGCTAGTGGAGATTTCTCACAGATTTGGATTTACTGGGTTGGACCACTTATCGGCGGTGGTCTAGCCGGATTGGTCTATGGAGATGTGTTCATTGGATCATATGATCCACTCCCAGCCTCTGAAGATTATGCTTAA
- the LOC139861358 gene encoding formyltetrahydrofolate deformylase 1, mitochondrial, translated as MSVVRKIGSKSRSLLCPRVYESTNRRFNTIPEISPPLSHGIHVIYCPDSVGIVAKISEIIASRGGNILEADVFVPQNKNVFYSRSEFVFDPIKWPRAQMDEDILNLSNKFKAYKSVVRVPSVDPKYKIAVLASKQDHCLVDLLLAWQDGKLPIDISCIISNHDRLPNSHVARLLERHEIPYHYLSTSKENSRENEILQLVQDTDFLVLARYMQVLSKTFLNSYAKDIINIHHGLLPSFKGGNPSRQAFNAGVKLIGATSHFVTEELDCGPIIEQMVERVSHKDNMLSFVQKSENLEKQCLLKAIKSYCELRVLPYEENRTVVF; from the exons ATGAGTGTTGTTCGAAAGATAGGATCAAAATCAAGATCATTATTATGCCCTAGGGTTTATGAATCCACAAATCGACGGTTCAACACTATCCCTGAGATATCTCCCCCACTTTCTCACGGAATTCATGTGATATATTGCCCT GATAGTGTTGGAATTGTGGCTAAGATATCCGAAATTATTGCATCAAGAGGTGGGAACATATTGGAAGCTGATGTATTTGTACCACAAAACAAAAATGTATTCTATTCCAGAAG TGAATTCGTCTTCGATCCTATCAAATGGCCACGTGCACAAATGGATGAGGACATTCTTAACTTATCAAATAAATTCAAGGCATACAAATCTGTTGTTCGGGTGCCGTCTGTAGATCCCAAATATAAAATTGCAGTTCTTGCTTCTAAACAG GACCACTGTCTTGTTGATTTATTGCTTGCATGGCAAGATGGGAAACTTCCTATTGATATAAGTTGTATCATCAG TAATCATGATCGGCTTCCCAACTCCCATGTGGCTCGGTTGCTTGAAAGGCATGAAATCCCGTATCACTATCTGTCCACATCGAAAGAAAATAGTAGGGAAAATGAGATACTGCAATTGGTTCAAGATACAGACTTTTTAGTCCTTGCTAGATATATGCAG GTTTTATCTAAGACCTTTTTGAATAGTTATGCAAAAGATATCATCAACATTCATCATGGCTTATTACCATCCTTCAAGGGTGGGAATCCTTCTAGACAA GCTTTCAATGCTGGTGTGAAATTAATTGGTGCTACAAGCCACTTTGTGACAGAGGAACTTGATTGTGGGCCAATCATTGAACAAATG GTTGAAAGAGTGTCGCATAAGGACAATATGCTGAGTTTTGTTCAGAAATCAGAAAATCTTGAGAAACAATGCCTTCTGAAAGCAATAAAATCCTACTGTGAGTTGCGTGTTCTACCATACGAAGAGAATAGGACGGTTGTCTTTTGA